From a region of the Danio aesculapii chromosome 4, fDanAes4.1, whole genome shotgun sequence genome:
- the LOC130222703 gene encoding gastrula zinc finger protein XlCGF8.2DB-like codes for MAIYMNNIEETEWSKEEEHHVKIEGKNHLQTDGILKRRDKSCFTCTQCGKSFGRKGDLKIHMMIHTGEKPFTCTQCGKSFNKSSNLNKHMRIHTGEKPFTCTQCGKSFSQSSSLNNHMRIHNGEKPFTCTKCGMSFSQISALSKHKKIHTGENPFTCTQCGKIFSQLSNLNLHMRIHTGEKPFTCSQCGKSFNQSSNLKNHMRIHTGEKPFTCTQCGKSFIRSSSLNIHMMSHTGEKPFTCTHCGKSFSISSSLNLHMRIHTGEKPFTCTQCGKSFSQSSNFNLHMRIHTGEKPFACTQCGKSFSSSSHFNLHMMIHTGEKPFTCTQCGKSFSSSSNLNQHIRIHTGEKPFTCTQCGKSFSQSSSLNLHLRIHTRKKPFKCT; via the exons ATGGCGATATACATGA acaATATTGAAGAGACTGAgtggagtaaagaggaggaacatcatgtcaaaattgagggaaaaaatcatttacagactgatggtattttgaaaaggagagacaagagttgtttcacctgcactcagtgtggaaagagttttggaagaaaaggcgatcttaagattcacatgatgatccacactggagagaaaccattcacatgcactcaatgtgggaagagtttcaacaaatcatcaaaccttaataaacacatgaggatccacactggagagaaaccattcacatgcacccagtgtgggaagagtttcagccaatcatcaagcCTTAAtaatcacatgaggatccacaatggagagaaaccattcacatgcactaagtgtgggatgagtttcagccaAATATCAGCCCttagtaaacacaaaaaaatccacactggagagaatcCATTCAcgtgcacccagtgtgggaagattttcagccaattatcaaaccttaatctacacatgaggatccatactggagagaaaccattcacatgctcgcagtgtgggaagagtttcaaccaatcatcaaaccttaaaaatcacatgaggatccacactggagagaaacctttcacatgtactcagtgtgggaagagtttcatccgctcatcatcccttaatatacacatgatgagccacactggagagaaaccattcacatgcactcactgtgggaagagtttcagcatatcatcatcccttaatctacacatgaggatccacactggagagaaacctttcacatgcactcagtgtgggaagagtttcagccaatcatcaaactttaatctacacatgaggatccacactggagagaaaccattcgcatgcactcagtgtgggaagagtttcagcagcTCATCACattttaatctacacatgatgatccacactggagagaagccattcacatgcactcagtgtgggaagagtttcagcagctcatcaaaccttaatcagcacataaggatccacactggagagaaaccattcacttgcactcagtgtggaaagagtttcagccaatcatcatcccttaatctacacctGAGGATCCACACTAGAAagaaaccattcaaatgcacttaa